A single genomic interval of Nostoc commune NIES-4072 harbors:
- a CDS encoding inorganic phosphate transporter, which translates to MLITLLFVALLAFYVAWNLGANDVANAMGTSVGSKAVTLKQALIIAGVLEFTGAVLFGHEVTETLATKIANPALFAATPQIFVTGMITVLISCGVWLQIATSRGLPVSSSHAVVGAIAGFSWVALGVGAIDWSSIRLITIGWVLTPLISGAIAALFYSLIKHWILDQPNQVVQLQEWIPWLSTALLGVFGVIVLPSLTEPLTNFVIELGFNIPPYDIPLLTGAVAAVGLTIISWRQLGDLGKTEESIQSPVPNPQSPIPNPIERLFARFQLLSACFVAFAHGSNDVGNAIAPLAAIVYINRTGSVPTDGITIPIWILILGGAGIVGGLAVWGKKVIATIGENIIALQPSSGFCAELATATTILIASRLGLPASTSHALVGGVVGIGLVQNLKSIKFQTLKGIAAAWVITIPASAVLSAAIFSIARILFL; encoded by the coding sequence ATGCTTATTACCCTACTTTTCGTAGCTCTACTAGCTTTCTACGTCGCCTGGAATCTCGGAGCAAATGATGTCGCTAACGCGATGGGAACCTCTGTAGGCTCCAAAGCTGTTACCCTCAAACAAGCACTGATAATTGCTGGGGTTTTAGAGTTTACGGGTGCTGTGTTGTTTGGACATGAGGTAACGGAAACCCTAGCAACAAAAATTGCGAATCCTGCTTTATTCGCAGCTACACCCCAAATATTCGTAACTGGGATGATAACGGTACTAATATCCTGTGGTGTGTGGTTGCAAATTGCCACATCACGCGGTTTACCAGTGTCATCTTCTCATGCAGTTGTTGGTGCGATCGCTGGATTTAGTTGGGTAGCTTTAGGAGTAGGTGCAATTGATTGGTCATCAATTCGCTTGATTACCATTGGCTGGGTTTTAACGCCATTAATTAGTGGTGCGATCGCTGCTTTATTTTACAGTCTAATAAAGCACTGGATTTTAGATCAACCCAATCAAGTAGTCCAGTTACAAGAATGGATTCCCTGGTTGAGTACTGCACTGCTAGGTGTATTCGGCGTAATTGTATTACCATCGCTCACAGAACCGCTAACCAATTTTGTAATTGAGCTTGGTTTCAACATCCCCCCTTACGACATCCCTCTGTTAACCGGTGCAGTAGCAGCAGTTGGACTGACAATCATTAGTTGGCGACAATTAGGAGATTTAGGGAAAACAGAAGAGTCTATTCAATCCCCAGTCCCCAATCCCCAGTCCCCAATCCCTAATCCCATAGAAAGATTATTCGCTCGATTTCAACTACTAAGTGCTTGCTTTGTCGCCTTTGCTCACGGTTCTAATGATGTGGGAAATGCGATCGCTCCTTTAGCTGCGATCGTCTATATCAATCGCACTGGTAGCGTACCGACAGATGGGATCACCATCCCCATTTGGATTTTAATCCTTGGTGGTGCTGGTATTGTTGGTGGTTTAGCTGTCTGGGGTAAAAAAGTCATCGCCACTATTGGCGAAAACATTATTGCCTTACAACCTAGTAGTGGATTTTGTGCTGAACTTGCTACTGCTACAACCATCCTCATCGCCTCCCGGCTAGGTTTACCAGCCTCCACCTCCCACGCTCTCGTTGGCGGTGTAGTTGGTATTGGACTAGTGCAAAATCTCAAGTCGATTAAGTTTCAAACGCTAAAAGGCATTGCCGCCGCATGGGTAATTACAATCCCCGCGAGTGCTGTCCTTAGCGCTGCCATCTTTAGCATTGCCCGGATTTTATTTCTCTAA
- a CDS encoding EamA family transporter, whose translation MGRFEKQPENPRVRGELSRAAENALWAVVEDLENLQQNVLRGLQEDVKRLQSEKNRLSDDIQSLLEEKEHLQQVRQITEQQALIRQLAEVLAKHISSQLQSSLATLANQTIEGKSYDQAALKSAEVSSNVVGEINEKVEHMFDSLDDTVTITFNSLQQELKNYQSNLSQQLSRMYSQQQQGETILAEFVNRLHGELDKTIEVASRKPATAGIPTVLQFTEPEKNSSFETSSPQVGEVVRNSSEPISPIANKFSPSETTSEPTVIRENGANPISIPSKDLSQKETISQPPVLRENVANLISITSKDSSSKETTSEPTVVRENAANPISVPSQDSSQTETTSEPTVVRENAANLISVPSQDLSQTETKSESNAVVVPPPKENASEPISVLNKDLSENETTLQPPTVSVPQPEATQPLRRRNAAESISLLRRNVSQSKAQSSPIAPLEPKPEAKPPQSRSRNSSGLSSIQIGLLLIVLSAVLSSLYNVAIRVIFHEGSQIFGVLDVERLLPPTLGNTLLILTLRFMVVVPLMVLLSPILHPTLWQDLENLAGSVRGNPTAANTATKQILLLSVVSGCFLFLSQLLIYIAIAQVTTGMAIALFFIYPMVSGLLSWFLFRDRPTIFRISAIAAICCGELLVLGGSPNPGIGNTSMGSSAAILSGVAFAAYIILTRVCASKLHPVTFTLINFATMLLLSFICLMLPLPSDWNLVVDTSKMLELVLSAFILGVLTLAGYLLNNVGISKLGGSRSALIGATIPVLTVIFAGLIIQENLDIVQILGVLLVTFGAAAFSLETMRNQVKPSNPTN comes from the coding sequence ATGGGGCGATTCGAGAAGCAACCAGAAAATCCGAGAGTCAGAGGCGAGCTATCCAGAGCAGCAGAAAATGCTCTGTGGGCTGTAGTTGAAGATTTAGAAAATCTTCAGCAAAATGTCCTCAGAGGATTGCAGGAAGACGTAAAGCGACTTCAGTCAGAAAAAAACCGATTATCTGATGATATTCAAAGCTTGCTAGAAGAAAAAGAGCATTTACAACAAGTGCGCCAAATTACTGAGCAGCAAGCATTAATTCGGCAACTGGCAGAAGTTCTGGCAAAGCATATATCTTCACAACTGCAATCCTCTCTGGCAACTTTAGCTAACCAAACTATAGAGGGCAAGTCTTACGATCAAGCTGCGCTTAAGTCGGCTGAAGTAAGCAGTAATGTAGTAGGTGAAATCAATGAAAAAGTCGAACACATGTTTGACAGCTTGGATGACACCGTTACTATTACCTTTAACTCGCTGCAACAGGAGCTGAAGAACTATCAAAGTAATCTTTCCCAACAGTTGTCACGGATGTACAGCCAGCAGCAGCAAGGGGAAACGATTTTGGCGGAGTTTGTTAATCGCCTGCATGGAGAACTAGACAAAACTATTGAAGTTGCTTCACGCAAACCAGCGACAGCAGGTATACCTACTGTTTTGCAGTTTACCGAGCCAGAAAAAAACAGTTCTTTTGAGACATCCTCGCCACAGGTTGGCGAAGTAGTAAGAAATTCCTCAGAGCCAATTTCCCCGATCGCTAATAAATTTTCACCAAGCGAAACGACATCAGAGCCAACTGTTATTAGAGAAAACGGCGCAAACCCAATTTCTATCCCCAGCAAAGACTTATCCCAAAAAGAAACAATATCACAGCCGCCGGTTCTTAGAGAAAACGTCGCTAACTTAATTTCTATCACCAGTAAAGACTCGTCCTCAAAGGAAACGACATCAGAGCCGACTGTTGTTAGAGAAAATGCCGCGAACCCAATTTCTGTCCCCAGCCAAGACTCGTCCCAAACAGAAACGACATCAGAGCCGACTGTTGTTAGAGAAAACGCCGCAAACCTAATTTCTGTCCCCAGCCAAGACTTGTCCCAAACGGAAACTAAATCAGAATCGAATGCGGTTGTAGTTCCGCCACCAAAAGAAAACGCTTCTGAACCAATTTCTGTCCTCAATAAGGACTTATCAGAAAACGAAACGACATTACAGCCTCCTACTGTATCTGTGCCACAGCCGGAAGCAACACAACCTTTACGAAGGAGAAACGCTGCTGAATCAATTTCTCTCCTCCGCAGGAACGTATCGCAGAGCAAAGCTCAATCCTCACCGATCGCTCCGCTAGAGCCGAAGCCAGAAGCAAAACCGCCACAATCGCGATCGCGCAATTCCTCTGGTTTATCGTCGATCCAAATCGGTTTATTGTTGATTGTTTTATCGGCAGTTCTATCGTCGCTTTATAACGTAGCCATTAGAGTTATTTTCCACGAAGGTTCCCAGATTTTTGGAGTATTAGACGTAGAGCGCTTGCTGCCGCCGACTTTGGGCAATACTCTATTAATTTTGACCCTACGATTTATGGTAGTAGTACCACTAATGGTATTGTTGTCGCCGATACTGCATCCAACACTGTGGCAAGACTTAGAAAACTTGGCTGGCTCAGTTAGAGGAAATCCTACAGCTGCTAATACAGCTACCAAGCAGATTTTGCTGTTGTCAGTTGTGAGTGGCTGTTTTCTGTTTTTGTCTCAGCTTCTCATATACATTGCGATCGCTCAAGTCACAACCGGAATGGCGATCGCACTGTTCTTTATCTATCCGATGGTTAGTGGTTTATTGTCGTGGTTTCTGTTTCGCGATCGCCCTACCATATTTCGCATCAGTGCGATCGCTGCAATTTGCTGCGGTGAATTGTTAGTTTTAGGAGGTTCTCCCAACCCAGGTATAGGTAATACTTCAATGGGAAGCAGCGCCGCTATTCTTTCCGGCGTGGCTTTTGCAGCCTACATAATTCTGACGCGGGTTTGTGCTAGCAAACTGCATCCCGTGACTTTTACTTTGATTAACTTCGCCACCATGTTGCTGTTGAGCTTTATCTGCTTGATGCTACCTTTACCGAGCGATTGGAACTTAGTAGTTGATACCTCTAAGATGTTGGAACTGGTTTTAAGTGCATTTATTTTGGGTGTGTTAACTCTTGCCGGCTATTTGCTGAATAATGTTGGTATTAGTAAACTAGGTGGTTCGCGATCGGCACTCATCGGTGCTACTATCCCAGTTTTAACCGTGATTTTCGCTGGGCTAATCATTCAAGAAAATTTGGATATTGTGCAAATTCTGGGAGTGTTGTTAGTAACCTTTGGCGCGGCTGCTTTCAGCTTAGAAACAATGCGAAATCAGGTTAAACCCTCTAATCCCACCAATTAA
- the hetR gene encoding heterocyst differentiation master regulator HetR, whose protein sequence is MSNDIDLIKRLDPSAMDQIMLYLAFSAMRTSGHRHGAFLDAAATAAKCAIYMTYLEQGQNLRMTGHLHHLEPKRVKIIVEEVRQALTEGKLLKMLGSQEPRYLIQLPYVWLEKYPWQPGRSRVPGTSLTSEEKRQIEQKLPSNLPDAQLVSSFEFLDLIEFLHKRSQEDLPPEHQMPLSEALGEHIKRRLLYSGTVTRIDSPWGMPFYALTRPFYAPADDQERTYIMVEDTARYFRMMKNWAERRRNAMRLLEELDILPEKMEQAMEELDEVIRAWADKYHQDGGIPVILQTVFGERED, encoded by the coding sequence ATGAGTAACGACATAGATCTGATCAAACGTCTTGACCCCAGTGCGATGGATCAGATCATGCTTTATCTGGCTTTTAGTGCCATGCGGACGAGTGGGCACAGGCATGGGGCATTTTTAGACGCAGCCGCAACAGCAGCAAAATGTGCAATTTACATGACCTATCTAGAGCAGGGGCAAAACCTGCGGATGACAGGGCATTTGCACCACCTAGAGCCGAAACGGGTAAAAATTATTGTAGAAGAAGTCAGACAGGCTCTAACAGAAGGCAAACTATTAAAGATGCTGGGTTCTCAGGAACCACGCTATTTAATTCAATTGCCTTATGTCTGGCTAGAAAAGTATCCTTGGCAACCGGGGCGATCGCGTGTTCCTGGTACCAGTCTGACAAGTGAAGAAAAAAGACAAATTGAGCAAAAACTGCCCAGTAATCTACCTGACGCTCAGTTAGTTAGCTCTTTTGAGTTTCTGGATTTGATTGAGTTTTTACATAAGCGATCGCAAGAAGACTTGCCACCTGAACACCAAATGCCTTTGAGTGAAGCCTTGGGTGAGCATATCAAGCGCCGTCTGCTCTACTCAGGAACGGTAACACGCATTGATTCTCCTTGGGGAATGCCCTTCTATGCTCTTACCCGTCCTTTTTATGCCCCAGCAGACGATCAAGAACGCACTTACATCATGGTAGAAGATACCGCTCGGTATTTCCGCATGATGAAAAATTGGGCAGAACGGCGACGAAATGCCATGCGCTTACTGGAAGAACTTGATATCCTCCCGGAAAAAATGGAGCAGGCTATGGAAGAATTGGATGAAGTTATCCGTGCCTGGGCAGATAAATATCACCAAGACGGGGGTATTCCAGTAATTTTACAGACAGTTTTTGGCGAAAGAGAAGACTAG
- the rpsD gene encoding 30S ribosomal protein S4 encodes MSRYRGPRLRIVRRLGDLPGLTRKSARRAYPPGQHGQNRKKRSEYAIRLEEKQKLRFNYGLTEKQLLRYVRKARRVTGSTGQVLLQLLEMRLDNTVFRLGIAPTIPAARQLVNHGHVTVNGRVVNIASYQCRPGEEIAVRDRAQSRKLVEANLQYPGLANLPSHLEFDKNKLVGKVNGVVEREWVALQVNELLVVEYYSRQA; translated from the coding sequence ATGTCCCGATATAGAGGGCCACGCCTCAGAATTGTACGCCGCTTGGGCGATTTACCAGGATTAACTCGTAAAAGCGCCAGACGGGCTTACCCGCCTGGTCAGCATGGTCAGAACCGCAAGAAGCGCTCTGAGTATGCTATCCGTCTAGAAGAAAAGCAAAAGCTCCGCTTCAACTACGGTTTGACTGAAAAGCAATTGCTGCGCTATGTGCGGAAAGCCAGACGTGTTACTGGTTCTACCGGACAAGTGCTGTTGCAATTGCTAGAAATGCGCTTGGATAATACCGTTTTCCGCTTGGGTATAGCCCCGACTATCCCAGCAGCTCGTCAACTGGTAAATCACGGACACGTAACTGTTAACGGTCGCGTGGTTAATATTGCCAGCTACCAATGCCGTCCTGGAGAAGAAATTGCCGTCAGAGATCGGGCACAATCGCGGAAGTTGGTGGAAGCTAACTTGCAATATCCCGGTTTGGCAAATCTCCCCAGTCATTTGGAGTTTGACAAAAATAAGTTGGTTGGTAAAGTCAACGGCGTTGTTGAACGGGAATGGGTGGCACTACAAGTTAACGAACTACTTGTGGTGGAATACTACTCACGACAAGCGTAA
- a CDS encoding quercetin 2,3-dioxygenase, whose product MTINYGILAQPGEGDSYSVAGDVATFKATSEQTDGKYALFEVVLAPQLGPPPHIHSREDEAFYIQEGSIEFYLDEQTVVATPGTFLHSPKGQLHSFKNIGSVPAKMLIWATPGGIEKFFAQVGTKVENSSVPPLPITQEVIDRILATAPEYGITIVLPEADNSP is encoded by the coding sequence ATGACAATTAATTACGGAATATTAGCCCAACCAGGTGAAGGTGATAGTTATTCAGTAGCAGGCGATGTAGCCACCTTTAAAGCTACGAGCGAACAAACAGATGGCAAATATGCACTGTTTGAAGTAGTACTTGCACCCCAATTAGGCCCGCCACCACATATTCATAGTAGAGAAGATGAAGCATTTTATATTCAAGAGGGTTCGATTGAGTTTTATCTTGATGAACAAACAGTTGTAGCAACTCCGGGAACATTCTTGCATTCTCCCAAAGGCCAACTCCATAGTTTTAAAAATATTGGTTCTGTACCAGCCAAAATGCTGATTTGGGCTACTCCAGGTGGAATAGAAAAGTTTTTTGCACAAGTCGGAACTAAAGTAGAAAATTCGTCAGTTCCACCCTTACCCATAACTCAAGAAGTCATTGACCGGATATTAGCAACAGCTCCTGAATATGGAATTACAATTGTTCTTCCTGAAGCTGATAATTCTCCATAA
- the moaA gene encoding GTP 3',8-cyclase MoaA — MNQVDYLRISLIDRCNFRCQYCMPEGVELDYILKQQMLTDEELLTLIKEVFIPVGFKQFRLTGGEPLLRPRVVDLVSAIASLPQTQDISMTTNGFLLAPMAQNLYNAGLRRINISLDSLDPDIFDQIIGNQGRSRWQQVWHGIQAAHEVGFDPLKLNVVVIPGVNDHEVLDLAALTIDKQWHVRFIEFMPIGNVHLFGDRGWVSSAELRESIRDRWGLTEAQVRGAGPADVFQIPGAKGTLGFISQMSECFCDRCNRMRLSADGWLRPCLLNETGQIDLKTALRSGTSTAQLQEQVSSLLAIKPEINFKGRDSGNQGIYTRTMSQIGG; from the coding sequence ATGAATCAGGTAGACTACCTCCGCATAAGCTTAATCGATCGCTGCAATTTTCGTTGTCAATACTGTATGCCAGAGGGAGTAGAACTGGATTATATTCTCAAGCAACAGATGTTGACTGATGAAGAACTACTCACCTTAATTAAAGAGGTATTTATTCCAGTAGGCTTTAAGCAGTTTCGGTTGACTGGGGGTGAACCCTTGTTGCGTCCGCGCGTGGTAGATTTAGTAAGCGCGATCGCAAGTCTCCCCCAAACTCAAGATATTTCAATGACCACCAACGGTTTTTTGCTGGCTCCGATGGCACAAAACCTCTACAATGCAGGGCTGCGACGAATTAATATTAGTCTGGATTCTCTTGATCCCGACATTTTTGATCAAATTATCGGTAATCAGGGGCGTTCTCGTTGGCAACAAGTTTGGCATGGGATTCAAGCCGCCCATGAGGTCGGATTCGATCCCCTGAAGCTGAATGTCGTGGTGATTCCTGGTGTTAATGACCACGAAGTTCTCGATTTAGCCGCCCTGACAATTGACAAACAGTGGCATGTTCGATTTATTGAATTTATGCCCATTGGTAATGTGCATTTGTTTGGCGATCGCGGTTGGGTATCTTCAGCCGAGTTACGAGAATCTATCCGCGATCGCTGGGGCTTGACAGAAGCTCAAGTTCGTGGTGCTGGCCCTGCTGATGTTTTTCAAATTCCCGGTGCGAAGGGGACACTGGGATTTATTAGTCAAATGTCGGAATGTTTTTGCGATCGTTGTAACCGGATGCGCCTTAGTGCTGATGGCTGGCTACGTCCTTGTTTATTAAATGAAACTGGTCAAATAGATTTAAAAACTGCTCTGCGTTCTGGCACTAGCACTGCTCAATTACAAGAGCAGGTGAGTAGTTTACTAGCAATCAAGCCAGAAATTAACTTTAAAGGGCGCGATTCTGGTAATCAGGGTATATACACCCGCACGATGTCGCAAATTGGCGGATAG